The window CTCCACTACTGACTAGAGCCCCACTACACACCTGGATGGAGCCTTACCAAGGCCTGGTGGTCTCCATTGAGAAATGAGCCCAGCTCAAATCCCTAGCATCTCTCCCTAAGCCACTGTAGACTTTCATATACCCTTTCTCCCTTAGATGAATACAGTAGAAATGCAATGTTGTGTCTCATGCTCTCTTTGTATGTGAATTTGTCTCTCTTGATCCATGAAGTCTTGCTCCCTTAAGTAAAATGTGGGACGTTTCTGCATTACAGGTTTCTGCCCTCAGGGAGTGTAGCAGTGTTCTGGGTAGAAGGCGTAGACCTCCTcaatctttctctttttctctcactcttttaTCTCTTACTCATTCTATCTCCCCAAAGAGGGAAGGACAGGAGTAGCTTACATCCTGGCATTCCAGGGAAGGGAATTCTGGATGCGTTTATAGGCAGGTTCAGTGAGAAGTGAATCCTGCACACTGATTGGACGATACCTCTCCGAACCAGATGCACCTGGAATCTGATTGGACAACTATATGGAGGCCTCGGAGCCACAAACAAGTTTCTCAACAAAAAAAAAGGAATAAACGTGTGTTCAGTTGTCCGAGAGTAATGTTGGCTCATCCAGTCTAAATAAATATCACAGTAAATTCATGAAAATGTTTAAAAGACGAAACTAAAAAACACTACAAATACCACCAAGTCCAGCCTAAAGCCCAATGTCGGAGAAGAGTGATCTGAGATGAAGACACCTTGGACCTGTGGGACTTCCtgtgtgcaaaaaaaaaaaaaaaaagcaaataaagatttttatatattttttttacgaATACAAAAAAAAAGGAAATATAAAAACTTACGCTGTTGATGTGAGTTTGTCCCCGGGAAGTATTCGTTACCCAAAGAGGTAAAGTAGAACTTCTTGGTGTGCGAGGTTAGATAATTTTGACGATGGCCATGTATTCTAAAGGCAACTGCTTGGCCACTCTCTGGTTGGCTATGTGTGACTGCATTGCCACAATGAGTGTCTCTGACATTGTTGCTGTTTGTTCCTGACATCAGGTGTGCTCTCACTACAACAAGGGCTCCGGGCCCCATGGCGCATGTACCTTCAGGGATGGCTGCACCAAGATGCACATGTGCATGCACTTTGTGCAGGACGACTGTATGTTCGGGTCTAAGTGCAAGAGGCAGCACGTCATCGACCAGCATGGCCTTCGCATGCTGGAGGAGAGGGGCCTCAGCGGTGACATCATCAAAGACCTGCCTTTCGTTTACCAGAACCTCCACCGCCTCAACACACCCACTACACCCTACAATGCTAAAGGTACGGAATCCCTCACCTGGAGCGTATGTGTTCTTTTGGCTTGATCTGCAGTATTTATGCAACTGAGCTGTTCTCTTGGCCTGGTCTGCAGTATGTGTATAATCcctctgtatatgtgtgtatcaGAGCATGTAGGTGAGCTGGTCTCCAGGCCTGTGATCAAGAAAGAGGACAGGAAGGAGATTTGTCTGCATTTCATACGCAGGAACTGTAGATTCCAGGGTGAGCTCTCGTCTACTTGTTTTTATGTATTTTTGCCtgttcaaattttatttgtcacatgtgcagaATACAACAGCCTTAccctgaaatgcttacttacaagccgttaaccaacaatgcagttcatgaaatgcagttaaaaaaacatttactaaataaactaaagtcaaAAACAAAATTAAAAGCAACACAAAATTACATAATAataaggaggctatatacagagggtaccggtaccgagtcaatgtgcatgggtacaggttagtcgaggtaagttgtacagtaccagtcaaaagtttggacacctattcattccagggtttttcttttctttttactattttctacattgtagaataatagtgaagacatcaaatctatgaaataacacatggactcatgtagtaaccaaaaaagtgttaaacaaataaaaatatattttatatttgagattgttaaaagtagtcaccgtttgccttgatgacaactttgcacacttggcattctttcaaccgcCTTCATGAGggagtcaactggaatgcatttcaattaacaggtgtaccttgttaatttgtggaatttgtttCTTTCCTTAATaaatttgagccaatcagatgtgttgtgacaaggtagggttggtatacagaagatcgccctatttggtaaaacaccaagtccatattatggcaagcaCAGCtcaaatggggcggcagggtagcctagtggttagagcgttggactagtaaccgaaaggttgcaagtccccaagctgacaaggtacaaatctgtcgttctgcccctgaacaggcagttagtctaggaacagtgggttgtcattgaaaataagaatgtgttcttaactgacttgcctagttaaattaaaataagcaaagaaaaatgacagtccatcattactttgacatgaaggtcagttaatccagaaaagtgaagaactttaaaagtttcttcaaggcagtcacaaaaaccatcaagcactatgatgaaaatgGCTCTCATGAGGGCCACCACAGgtatgccagcagcataccactgctggcttgcttctgaagctaggCAGGGTTGGtgctggtcagtccctggatgggagatcagatgctgctggaagtggtgtctTTCCTCTGGCcttaaaaatatcccaatgcccagtgccgtctttcggatgggacgttaaacaggtgtcctgactctctgaggtcatttaAAGAtctcatggcacttatcgtaagagtaggggtgttaaccccggtgtcctggctaaattcccaatctgtccctcaaaccatcatggtcacctaataatccccagtttacaattggctcattaatccccttcctctcccctgtaactatcccccaggttgttgctgtaaacttacctggtaaaataacggataaataaaaaagGAACACCcggagttacttctgctgcagaggataagttcattagagttaactgcacctcacattgcagcccaaataaatgcttcacagagttcaagtaacagacacatctcaacatcaacttttcagaggagactgcgtgaatcagtccttcatggttgaattgctgcaaaaaaaaacactactaaaggacacaaatgagaagaagagacttgcttgggccaataaacacgagcaatggacattagaccagtgggaagctgtcctttggtctgagtccaaatttgagatgttttgtTCCAACCGCAATGTCTTAGTGacacgcagagtaggtgaacggatcatctccgcatgtgtggttcccaccgtgaagcatggaggaggaggtgtgatggtgtgggggtgctttgctggtgacacttcaAAActcttggaaaagcattccttgtgaagctggttgagggaatgcaaagtgtgcaaagctgtgaagagaaagggtggctactttgaagaatctaaaatctattttgatttgtttaacactttgtttggTTATTACcggtacatgattccatatgtgttatttcatagttttgatgtcttcactattattctactaaacaccgagtagcagcagtgtaaaaacaaagggtggggggaggtcaatgtaaatagttcaggtggccatttgattaattgttcagcagtcttatagcttgggtgTGGAAGCTGTTAAGGAACCTTTTGGACCCAGACTTGATGCTCCGCTGTTGGTATATTTCTATGCTTTTGGTATGTTTGGTTGTGGTTCTCGCATGCTTGTTTGTGTAATGCATTTGTGTGCCCAGACCAGTGTATCCGTGTGCATTTTAACCTGCCTTATAAGTGGGAGGTGTTTGATGGGAACAACTGGATACACCTGCATCACACTGAGGACATCGAGAGAGCCTTCTGTGATCCCCGGaacacacacaggtcagcgtTCACCACTGCCCACGAAAGTTGAAAGTGGACTCTTGTGCACCTTTTCAAACCAATATGTTTTCCCGCCAACTTTATCATCCTGCTAACTTTTATTTACGTGaaccgacctagtcatgattGAGGTAAAGTTCTGCCTATAGCTTAGTATGAAATGTAGCCATAATGCTGAGGCGGCATTGGCGCGCACTATGCTCTTAAAGGAAAATCACACTCAAAATACTGTCTGTATTTTTCTATTATGAAAGTTATGTaacttgaaaacttgattgctgacatgcaaaacattttgggactatgtcaacaatggaccAATGATGGTTGCTAGGCAGCGCCCTTTCTACTTTCCTCCTGGCAGTACTAAACTTTGCGAGGCATGTCACTTCACCCATCTCTTCGCATAACCCACTACATTAACTGTTTTCTTAACCACAACTGGATGGATCTATATATCATTTATTTGGGAATAAACATCACTGAATTGAAAGGCATTAAATTGTTGCTTACTGAAACTCCGAAAGTCATCAAATTGTTATACTACATTTGAAGCATAGCCTACCCGTTATAATATTCATATGTGTAAACATACTGAATTATAATTGGATGCATTTTACAGCCGTATCATACTGTGCTATGATTGGTTATGACCACCCAGGTGGTTAGGTCATGGCAGTTGATCATGGTTGGAGATAAGTGAACAATGCAAGTtgtagctagctaataaagagcTACGTTAAGAAATATCCCGTAgtactgcattttattattttgtacaaagCGTGCAAAACAAGACACCCGTGTGtagtcaactatttcagcaccgtttTGCGCGGCTTTGAGACAAGCGTGGGGACTCttgataaatcaatcaatcaatcaatgtcagatttttattttcactgaatctccatttGGATATTCGTTAGGCTACAATTAGGCTGTGGAAACGTTAGCTAAGTTTAGGTGAGCGCTGTCGTGATCATTTTGTTTAGTTGCCTCATTCATTAGCACAGATCAGAACATTTTGCCAGTATGTGATGTAGCTTAACAAGTTGATTATTTTGTTCTTGCAGTCATTTAGTAGCCTTGTCCTACCTGACCAAAATATTGTGACTTGTCTTAATCAGTGTGATTTTCTGTAGGCTATATTTGGTTAATGCTCCTAAAATAAAAaatcgtcctccctcatcttaaacggcatcGACCGCCACTGACCGCCCACATCGGCCCACATGTACTCTCTCTTAAACTTGCCGGCATGTGCACAGGATATATAAAAGGCTTATCCAAGCAAGAATGTGGTAAAAATTTGACTGTTTTAATTGGGTTCTAAAAAACATTTgcgaatgtttgtttttttacaggcAACATACCATAAAGTCTGactgtaaaatgtaaataatccatgaacatctctctctctcagtccaggATCTCGGCCAGTAGACTTCCTAACGATGACACAGGAATCGGACCCCGTGCGGCGCCTCTCCACGGTTTCCTCTGTAACAAAGCCGGCTCACTACATCctgaccactgaatggctgtggTACTACAAGGGCGACCACGAGAACTGGATTGAGTTTGGAAGACCTGTGAGTCTGGAGGGAAAATGGGAGGCATTGAGTTTTgtggttgttgttttgttgttgagaTATGGTTGTGAGGATTCTGTGATGTTGTGAGGATTCAATGCCAGGCGCTCTATAGAGCAGCGCATTACTCTTGAGTTTTAATTTAGCATGAGCCCACATGCGCAGCGTTTACCGTTAATTCTATCTCCTACGAACTTCGGGAAATTACCATTAAAAGTTACGTTGTCGGCTGTCCAGTGTGCTACTCTATAAAATGCCTTGGATTGAATCCCGGCCTAAGTATGTGGTGGTGTTGCGGTTGTCTTGCGGTCAGGACGATAAACAGCGTATGACCTCCCTCTCGTCCCGGGAGCTGGAGGAAGCGTACCTGGCAGACGGGTCTGCTGAGGTCACCATTATGAAAGGTCACCGCAACTACTACCTCAGTTTTCAAGGTAAAGCCCTTAGTACATCCCCAACATACACCTGCACTAAAATATCTGAAATAAACCCGATCAATATGTTTATATCAAAACATACAGTGACCAGGACGAGGTGTCATTCATCTTTGAACTCCTCTTTTTTTTCTACCCTTCCTTTATCTTCCCTACCCTCATTGCCTCTGCCCCTCTCATCAACTTGTCCTCCACTTTCACACCTTCCTGCAGACATGTACCAGCGGAACCCCAAACACAACACCAAGAGGAGGGTGCGTCGCCGACCACGATTCATCTCCATCATGGAAGTGGAGAACAAGACTgcaccctagagagagagagagaagggagcgagAGAAAATAAAGAGGAGGAATAAATGGGCAGATCTGTTCCTCTCTGAATGAATGGAGTACCATTACTCTGGATCTGGTGAGTGGGGATAAATTGGACTGGCTGACTCAATACCACAGGGATGACTACCTGGTACAGCCATGAAGAGCCAGCAACAGGAAATCACAGTGTGTTGCTAATTTAAAATAATGTTACTGATGTAATATGCATTTCGTTTGCAAttactttcttttttttgctCATTGGAAAATCCGGTGCTCTCAGATGGTGTCTGTTTTTACGTTT of the Oncorhynchus gorbuscha isolate QuinsamMale2020 ecotype Even-year linkage group LG25, OgorEven_v1.0, whole genome shotgun sequence genome contains:
- the LOC124013920 gene encoding protein mono-ADP-ribosyltransferase PARP12-like — its product is MSSYSRVINHATSILCSNKGSLAFQQLHRKVFQRVEITEDDFWYIVKKCSRFVVVRNRERTDEWGTDCVIVAKTSLRLCKNYTKQDCRDCQELHLCKYFVYGNCRFGKGRKQCKFSHDVRSEHNYTLLRECTLHELHEDDLFLLLLQNDPTLLPEVCSHYNKGSGPHGACTFRDGCTKMHMCMHFVQDDCMFGSKCKRQHVIDQHGLRMLEERGLSGDIIKDLPFVYQNLHRLNTPTTPYNAKEHVGELVSRPVIKKEDRKEICLHFIRRNCRFQDQCIRVHFNLPYKWEVFDGNNWIHLHHTEDIERAFCDPRNTHSPGSRPVDFLTMTQESDPVRRLSTVSSVTKPAHYILTTEWLWYYKGDHENWIEFGRPDDKQRMTSLSSRELEEAYLADGSAEVTIMKGHRNYYLSFQDMYQRNPKHNTKRRVRRRPRFISIMEVENKTAP